The Candidatus Deferrimicrobium borealis DNA window ACCGGACTTGGCGTGCGGAATTCGGACCGCTTTCCCCGCACAGTACGTCCTCCGATGGACCCCTTCCTCTAACTATCCGATCCACCGCTGGATTCCGGCGTGTCCCCGTGCCGCTTCCGGGTACACCCCTTGCTCCTCCCCCACCCATCCAAATTCACCGCAGGAGGTGGGGAGATGACAAAGGGAATCGGGAAGAAGCGCAGGGGGCAGGGGCTGACGGAGTACATCATCATCGTCGCGCTCGTTGCCGTCGCGGGGATCGGGATCGTCAACCTCTTCGGCAACCAGCTCCGCAACCAGTTCAACACGATCGTGAGGGCGATGGCGGGCAGCACGACGGCAACCGTCGAATCCCTCGCGGGAAAAGCCGGGACGGAAGCCAACCAGAAGAACCTTTCCACGTATGCCGGCTCGAAGTGAGCGGGGGGCGGCGATGATCGAATTCCTCCTCGCGGGGATTCCGCTCCTCCTTCTGGTGCTGGCGATCGTCCAGCTCTCCCTTCTCTGGGCGGGGAAGAGCGCCGTCGACACGGCGGCGCACCTCGCCTCCCGGAAATTCGCCCGGGTCGCCAGGGCAGACTTCCGCAGGGCGCGCGAGATCGCCTTCCTCGAGGCGTTCCAGGTCTGTCGGAACCGGCCGGGGGGATCGTTCGGGTCGGCCGCCATGACCTCCCTCGACGTCACGAAGGACGGCGAACGGGGGGCGAACCGCGCCGACGCCGGCGAGGCGCTCTGCGTCCGCCTCACCCACGGCGTCGAACTGGTCGTCCCATGGATCGACCGGTTCCTGTTCGCCCTTTCCCCGGGGAAGAAGATCCGCCTCGGGGATCACTATTACCTGATGATGCAATCCACCCGGTGGGTGACGGTCGAATGACCCGGATCGGTTTCTTCTCCCGGCAGGCGGTGCGGCTCCGCTCGGGAAATCCCGGGCAGGCGACGGCCCTCTTCCTGGTCGTCGCCGCCACCCTCCTCGTGGTGGTCTTCGCCTCGATCCGCCTGCACCACGTCGCGGTCGCGCGCGTGAGCACGGCGGATTCGGTCGACGCGATCGCCCTGTCGGCCGCCACCTGGGAGGCGCGGTGCCTTAACCTGATCGCCGCGCTGAACGACGGGGCGATCCAATGCTTCCGCGTCATCCGGTATACGTGCGTGGTGTGGGCGGCGCTGGCCGTCGCCGCGGCCTTCGGGGTCGGCGCTCCGGCGTTCGCGGAGTACACCAGGGAGGCCCGAAGACTCATCGCCGGATACTGGGAGACGGCGCACCTGCTCGTCTCCTGGTCCGAAAAGATCCGAAAGGCGGCGCCGTACCTGGTCCTCGGTGAAGTCGCCGCCCTGTCGAACCGCCGGAACGTCGCCGGAATCCTGTTCCCGCCGAACCCCCGCGGTCCGCACGACGGGAAAAACACGCTCGAGCTCCACCTGGCGCCCGGCGAGCCGGTCCATCTCACGGACGCCATCGCGCCGATCCGCGGCGTCCTGAACCGGTTGAAGAGGATCCGGCTCCTCAAGAGCGCGACCAAGGCGGTCATCGCACTGCTCGACACGGCACTGCGCGGGATCGTCGGGACCGGCAAGGGGCCGATCCGGATGCTGGAACCCGAGGAGGATTTTCCGGACCGGCAGTTCGTCCGTTTCGAGGGAATCCACACGGTCCCCGACCTCCCCATCCCCTTCCTCGAGGAACAGGGGAAGCGGCGGGTGTTCGAGGAGGCGACCGCGCAGCCGTACGGTGGAGGGTCGGCGGAGATGACGTGGAGATCGAGATTGACCGGGCGGGGGACGAAATGATATCGCGCCGGAATTCGCCTGGCGGGCAAGCCCTCGTCGAGACGGCGCTGGCCCTCCCCCTGCTCCTGATCCTGCTCGGCGGAGGGTACTGGTTCTACCGCGACCTTTCGCTCTCCTCTTCCGCGGAGAGCGCGGCGCACTCCCAGATGCTGCGGGCCGGAAGGCGCCAGGCGGGGATCGAACCCAGGCTTTCCGGGACGATCCACCCGGGAGACAACGTCGCGCGCATCGAGGCGCACAACGATCCCCTGGTCGGCGAGGTGCCGCTGTTCCGCGGCCTGGCGGGCAGAACGGTCGCGTCCGCCAACGTCTCCCTCGGAAAAGAACCCGTGGGCGCGTTCCTCGACCTGCCGTCCCACGCTCTTCGCCGGGTGGCGGAAGGCGCCGTGGATTGCTGGGGGAGGGAGACCGTCTCCGGCGCGACGGTCCGGCGGACGGTACGGGGGATCCTGTTGACGGGGGCATTGCGATGAACCGGAAGATTCCCGCAGGAGTCGCCGTGGCGGCATCGCTCTTCGTTTCGCTCTGTCTCGCGGGAGGCGGCGACGCCCGCAGGAAAGAGATCTCCTCGACCCGCCGCGTCGTCATCGACGGAAGATCGCTCGTGCCCGACGAATCCTCGCCGGCCGACGGCTCCCTTCTGGAGAGGGAACTGCGCAGGCTGGGTGTCCGCCCACCGGACGGGTTCGACCTGCCGGAAGAGGAGACCGCGTCGCATCCCGCCTTCTCGGGAAGGCTGAAGGATTCCGACCGGCCGCCGGCCGTGGAACCCCCCAGGCTTCCCGCGGGATTGACCGCGGAGCACACCCTCCGGCTGGAAGGCGAAGGAGCGCCGGTAGATCTCGTCTTCGGAAAGCTCGACACCCCGGGATCCTCCATCCGGTCCCGCCTGCTCTCCTCCGGATGGAAATCCCTGTCCACCGAAAAGGACCCCGGAGGGACGCGCCCGCTGCAATTCACCCACGGAAAGGAGACCGTCCTTGTTTTCCTCGATGAAGCGGAGGGCACGTTCCTTCATTTCCGGCAAGTGGGCCGGTAAGGTCCGTATGCTGCTCCCCCTGTTCGCGGGTCTTCTCCTGTGCGGCTTCGCCCTGGCCGCCGCCGGGCGCAGGGTGGCGACCGTGGAAAAAGAGATCCTCCGGCAGGCGAACCCGGTGGAGGTGGTCGTCGCCTCGATCGCGATCCCGGCCGGTGAGACGTTCAGCGCGCGAAACCTCGCGAAGAGGTCGATCCCCTCTTCCGGGACCGGACAGCGAAACGTGCCCGCCTCCGAATTCGAGCTCCTGGTCGGGGCGCGCGCAAAGACGCCGATCGATCCGGGAGAGCCGGTTCTGTGGACCGACGTCGAGGAACCGTACGACACGGAGGTCTTCTCCAGGACCGTCCTTCCCGGACGCAGGGCGATGACGCTCGGGGTGGACACGACATCGTCGTTCGCAGGCCTCCTCAACCCTGGGGACCGGGTGGACCTGCTCGTCGAACGATCCGGGACGAATCCCGCCGACTGGGTTCGGGACCTCCCCGTGATCGCGGTGGACCGGGATCACAATCGCCTCGCGCGTCCCTCCGAAAAGGAAGAGACGTCCACCGTGACGCTGATGGTCAGCCCGGGGGAAGGGAGCCGGATCGCGCGGGCCTCGGGAAAAGTGCACTGGTTCCTTCGCAATCCCGACGACAATGCGGCAGAAGCGATGGCCCCTCCGGGACGACCGACGATCTCCCGTCCCGTGGAGGTCTGGAAAGGCGGGGTGAAGGTCTCCCCGGTACCCGCGTCAAGGGAGAATCCCGGATGAGCCGCCTTCTCCCCCGCTCCCGGGGTGCCGTAGCCGCCCTCTCCATGCTCCTGGCCTTCACTGCCGGCTCCGCATCCATCGCCTCGGAGACGATCCGGATCCGTCCGGGATTCCAGCGGATCCTCGAACGGACCGGCGTGTCGCGTCTCTCCGTCGGCGACCCCGAGATCGTCGAAGCCCAGCCCCTTCCCCGAAACGGGGGGATCCTCGTGGTCGGGAAAAAAGAGGGGGAGACCGACCTCGTCCTGTGGGAAAAGGATTCGAGGACAGTATGGCGCGTCGAAGTAGGATCCGGAAAGCGGTCGATCGCCGAGGATGCGAGGGCGTTCGCGGGGGCATTCCCCGGGTTGACCGTCGTCGAGGCGGGCGGCTCGGTGATCCTCAGCGGACCCGTGCCGGCATCGCAGGATAAAAAGTTACTCGAGGCGTACGCCAACGCGCATCCCGGCGTCCACCTCCGGATTTCCCTGCCCGAGGAGAAGAAAACCCTTCTCCTCTACGACCTGAAGATCATCGAGATCGGACGCGGCGAGAGCGAACAGCTTGGGATCCGATGGCCGGACGCGATCCCGGTGAAGGGAACGTTCGCCGTGGGTACCGGAAACGCCGGAACGTTCGTCGTCGGCACCGACTTCGAGGCGCGCCTGAACCTCCTGATGGCGAACGGGAAGGCGAGGATCCTTTCCAACCCGCGACTCGCGTGCGAAAGCGGCGGGGAAGCCCAGTTTCTCGCGGGGGGGGAAATCCCGATCGTGATCATCACCCCGGAGACGCGCACCGTGGAATGGAAGACGTACGGCATCATCCTCAAGATCCACCCCACCATGACGGAAGGGGGAAAGATCCGCACGCAGGTAAACGCGGAGGTAAGCGCGGTGGACCACGGAAGCGGGACGTCCGACGTCCCGGGATTTCTCACCCGGAGGGTGTCCACCCTGTTCTCCACGCCGCCGGGGGAAACGGTGATGCTGTCGGGTCTCGTGAAGAGCGAGATGGCGAAGGACGTCGCAAAGGTCCCGCTGCTGGGGCAGATCCCCGTGATCGGGGAACTGTTCAAGTCACGAAACTTCCGCGAGAACCGCACGGAGCTCGCGATCTTCATCACCCCGGT harbors:
- a CDS encoding pilus assembly protein → MIEFLLAGIPLLLLVLAIVQLSLLWAGKSAVDTAAHLASRKFARVARADFRRAREIAFLEAFQVCRNRPGGSFGSAAMTSLDVTKDGERGANRADAGEALCVRLTHGVELVVPWIDRFLFALSPGKKIRLGDHYYLMMQSTRWVTVE
- a CDS encoding pilus assembly protein, with translation MEIEIDRAGDEMISRRNSPGGQALVETALALPLLLILLGGGYWFYRDLSLSSSAESAAHSQMLRAGRRQAGIEPRLSGTIHPGDNVARIEAHNDPLVGEVPLFRGLAGRTVASANVSLGKEPVGAFLDLPSHALRRVAEGAVDCWGRETVSGATVRRTVRGILLTGALR
- the cpaB gene encoding Flp pilus assembly protein CpaB encodes the protein MLLPLFAGLLLCGFALAAAGRRVATVEKEILRQANPVEVVVASIAIPAGETFSARNLAKRSIPSSGTGQRNVPASEFELLVGARAKTPIDPGEPVLWTDVEEPYDTEVFSRTVLPGRRAMTLGVDTTSSFAGLLNPGDRVDLLVERSGTNPADWVRDLPVIAVDRDHNRLARPSEKEETSTVTLMVSPGEGSRIARASGKVHWFLRNPDDNAAEAMAPPGRPTISRPVEVWKGGVKVSPVPASRENPG
- a CDS encoding pilus assembly protein N-terminal domain-containing protein, with amino-acid sequence MSRLLPRSRGAVAALSMLLAFTAGSASIASETIRIRPGFQRILERTGVSRLSVGDPEIVEAQPLPRNGGILVVGKKEGETDLVLWEKDSRTVWRVEVGSGKRSIAEDARAFAGAFPGLTVVEAGGSVILSGPVPASQDKKLLEAYANAHPGVHLRISLPEEKKTLLLYDLKIIEIGRGESEQLGIRWPDAIPVKGTFAVGTGNAGTFVVGTDFEARLNLLMANGKARILSNPRLACESGGEAQFLAGGEIPIVIITPETRTVEWKTYGIILKIHPTMTEGGKIRTQVNAEVSAVDHGSGTSDVPGFLTRRVSTLFSTPPGETVMLSGLVKSEMAKDVAKVPLLGQIPVIGELFKSRNFRENRTELAIFITPVVVSGDAAPEAAVWERKAEKEKEHLRFRWME